The Providencia rettgeri genome includes a window with the following:
- a CDS encoding PAP2 superfamily — protein MNSRELFTRFIYCLLGWGTVGIVYQYTGQVTGQAHVLSPSELDNAVPFSPDAIWLYLSFFLFIPLGYFLSPLKKAYSLMYAMQLCALVSGAVYLWYPTTMLYHDYDLLALSGQALSALINIDSPQNLLPSLHVSLTLIVLNALWSTQQKFRTVLAVIWAIAICTSVLVLKRHLVIDVVTGALTACGALLIVHTAKFVLKRNTDE, from the coding sequence ATGAATAGCAGAGAATTATTCACTCGCTTTATCTATTGCCTACTCGGTTGGGGAACCGTTGGCATTGTTTATCAATATACCGGGCAAGTGACTGGGCAAGCTCATGTTTTATCACCCAGTGAGCTGGATAATGCCGTCCCATTTTCACCCGATGCCATCTGGCTTTATCTCTCCTTTTTTCTGTTTATCCCACTTGGGTATTTTCTCAGCCCTCTAAAAAAAGCTTACTCACTCATGTATGCCATGCAGCTCTGTGCGCTGGTTTCTGGGGCAGTCTATTTGTGGTACCCCACGACTATGCTGTACCACGACTACGATTTATTGGCCTTATCTGGGCAGGCTTTGTCTGCTTTGATTAATATTGATAGCCCACAAAATTTATTACCTTCTCTACATGTCTCATTGACTCTCATCGTGCTCAATGCATTATGGTCAACACAACAAAAATTTCGCACGGTTTTAGCCGTTATTTGGGCGATTGCTATTTGTACCTCGGTATTGGTGCTAAAGCGCCATTTAGTTATTGATGTGGTTACTGGTGCACTCACCGCTTGTGGTGCATTACTGATTGTTCACACAGCGAAATTTGTCTTAAAGAGAAACACTGATGAATGA
- a CDS encoding Fatty acid hydroxylase superfamily, whose product MNELTFPIVFMLAVVVAEGLVIAKTQKGTVSWQELVFNLNSGHIMLWLFRGLEIFCYGFVVTHYSFNLVENWPTALVWVFAIFAWDFGFYWLHRLHHTYRVLWAVHVVHHQGEHYNLSLGVRNSWYSSLTSIPFFMLLALMGIPLEVFITVSILHYTIQFFNHSALIPRLGWLEKFMLTPQHHRVHHVKEGHYSNRNFGGSFIFWDKLFGTFSKLPETEHHFGIKGAPASENPFIDSNLPFWRIIKRRSQPKAKPAPLFRVNQIALVMGTLLLFSLVIGYVYIYGYGYQGTTQQQVVLFILLALGTVALSGISDGRKIGLMSWFFIACLLLICILFIWQWTTPFWVIFTSALWLHSLLMLLGIGRKPIQVRDVP is encoded by the coding sequence ATGAATGAATTAACCTTTCCGATTGTTTTCATGTTAGCGGTCGTGGTCGCAGAAGGTTTAGTGATCGCCAAAACGCAAAAAGGAACCGTTAGCTGGCAAGAATTGGTGTTCAACCTGAACTCTGGCCATATTATGTTGTGGTTATTTAGAGGGTTAGAAATTTTTTGTTACGGCTTTGTCGTGACCCACTACTCATTCAACCTCGTTGAAAACTGGCCAACCGCACTGGTGTGGGTGTTTGCGATTTTTGCTTGGGACTTTGGTTTTTACTGGCTACACCGCTTGCACCATACCTACCGTGTTCTATGGGCCGTTCATGTGGTTCATCACCAAGGGGAGCACTATAACCTATCATTAGGAGTGCGTAATTCGTGGTATTCATCACTGACATCAATCCCATTCTTTATGCTACTGGCACTAATGGGGATTCCCTTAGAGGTGTTTATCACCGTTTCAATATTGCACTATACTATTCAATTCTTTAACCACAGTGCGCTGATCCCGCGTTTGGGTTGGTTGGAGAAATTTATGCTAACGCCACAGCACCATAGAGTTCACCATGTGAAAGAAGGGCATTATTCCAATCGCAATTTCGGGGGCAGTTTTATTTTTTGGGACAAACTGTTTGGCACATTTTCCAAGTTACCTGAAACTGAACACCATTTTGGTATCAAAGGCGCTCCCGCTTCTGAAAACCCGTTTATTGACAGCAACTTACCTTTTTGGCGTATCATTAAACGCCGTAGCCAACCCAAAGCAAAACCCGCACCATTATTTCGCGTAAACCAAATCGCATTAGTAATGGGAACACTTCTCCTATTTAGCTTGGTTATTGGTTACGTCTATATTTATGGTTATGGTTATCAAGGTACAACCCAACAGCAAGTGGTTTTATTTATCTTATTAGCCTTAGGTACCGTAGCTCTATCGGGTATTTCAGATGGACGTAAAATTGGCCTGATGAGCTGGTTTTTCATCGCTTGCTTGCTACTAATTTGTATTTTATTTATTTGGCAATGGACAACCCCGTTTTGGGTTATTTTTACCAGTGCACTATGGCTGCATAGTTTGTTAATGTTACTTGGTATAGGCCGAAAACCCATACAGGTGCGAGATGTTCCCTGA